A genome region from Hippopotamus amphibius kiboko isolate mHipAmp2 chromosome 1, mHipAmp2.hap2, whole genome shotgun sequence includes the following:
- the FBXO6 gene encoding F-box only protein 6 isoform X1, translated as MALVSINQLPESILLEVFTHLPARQLLLCCRLVCSLWRDLIDLMTLWKRKCLREGYVTKDWDQPVADWKVFYFLCSLRRNLLRNPCAEEDMKSWKIDSNGGDQWKVESLPGTHGTDFPDSKVKKYFVTSYGMCLKSQLIDLKAEGYWEELMDKFRPDIVVKDWFAARADCGCTYHIRVQLASADYIVLASFEPPPVTIQQWNDAQWTEVCATSSSSTGARTRSSGPAGTGPASPTAASSSATGCAGTRPPPWLSPRPCRGSHSTSTCPADCHRTAIHPSALWASRVPEVPSRQDVSL; from the exons ATGGCCCTGGTCAGCATCAACCAGCTGCCCGAGAGCATCCTTCTGGAGGTGTTCACGCACCTGCCCGCCCGCCAGCTGCTGCTGTGCTGCCGCCTGGTCTGCAGCCTCTGGCGTGACCTCATCGACCTCATGACCCTCTGGAAGCGCAAATGCCTGCGTGAGGGCTACGTCACCAAGGACTGGGACCAGCCCGTGGCTGACTGGAAGGTCTTCTACTTTCTGTGCAGCCTCCGCAGGAATCTTCTGCGCAACCCGTGTGCCGAAG AGGATATGAAGTCCTGGAAAATCGACTCCAACGGAGGGGACCAGTGGaaggtggaaagcctccctgggACGCATGGCACAGACTTTCCTGACTCCAAAGTCAAGAAGTACTTTGTCACGTCCTATGG CATGTGTCTCAAGTCCCAGCTGATAGACCTCAAAGCCGAGGGCTACTGGGAGGAGCTAATGGACAAGTTCCGACCGGACATCGTGGTTAAGGACTG gttCGCCGCCAGAGCCGACTGTGGTTGCACCTACCACATCCGAGTACAGCTGGCCTCGGCTGACTACATCGTCCTGGCCTCCTTTGAGCCCCCACCCGTGACCATCCAGCAGTGGAACGATGCCCAGTGGACGGAG GTGTGCGCCACATCCTCTTCCAGCACGGGGGCAAGGACACGCAGTTCTGGGCCGGCTGGTACGGGCCCCGCATCACCAACAGCAGCATCGTCATCAGCCACAGGATGCGCAGGAACCCGGCCGCCTCCGTGGCTCAGCCCGAGACCGTGCAGGGGCTCCCACTCCACCTCCACATGCCCTGCTGACTGTCATCGGACAGCCATTCACCCGTCCGCCCTCTGGGCCAGCCGAGTGCCAGAGGTCCCCTCCAGGCAAGACGTGAGCCTGTAG
- the FBXO6 gene encoding F-box only protein 6 isoform X2: MALVSINQLPESILLEVFTHLPARQLLLCCRLVCSLWRDLIDLMTLWKRKCLREGYVTKDWDQPVADWKVFYFLCSLRRNLLRNPCAEEDMKSWKIDSNGGDQWKVESLPGTHGTDFPDSKVKKYFVTSYGMCLKSQLIDLKAEGYWEELMDKFRPDIVVKDWFAARADCGCTYHIRVQLASADYIVLASFEPPPVTIQQWNDAQWTEVSHTFSDYPPGVRHILFQHGGKDTQFWAGWYGPRITNSSIVISHRMRRNPAASVAQPETVQGLPLHLHMPC; encoded by the exons ATGGCCCTGGTCAGCATCAACCAGCTGCCCGAGAGCATCCTTCTGGAGGTGTTCACGCACCTGCCCGCCCGCCAGCTGCTGCTGTGCTGCCGCCTGGTCTGCAGCCTCTGGCGTGACCTCATCGACCTCATGACCCTCTGGAAGCGCAAATGCCTGCGTGAGGGCTACGTCACCAAGGACTGGGACCAGCCCGTGGCTGACTGGAAGGTCTTCTACTTTCTGTGCAGCCTCCGCAGGAATCTTCTGCGCAACCCGTGTGCCGAAG AGGATATGAAGTCCTGGAAAATCGACTCCAACGGAGGGGACCAGTGGaaggtggaaagcctccctgggACGCATGGCACAGACTTTCCTGACTCCAAAGTCAAGAAGTACTTTGTCACGTCCTATGG CATGTGTCTCAAGTCCCAGCTGATAGACCTCAAAGCCGAGGGCTACTGGGAGGAGCTAATGGACAAGTTCCGACCGGACATCGTGGTTAAGGACTG gttCGCCGCCAGAGCCGACTGTGGTTGCACCTACCACATCCGAGTACAGCTGGCCTCGGCTGACTACATCGTCCTGGCCTCCTTTGAGCCCCCACCCGTGACCATCCAGCAGTGGAACGATGCCCAGTGGACGGAG GTCTCCCACACCTTCTCGGACTACCCTCCAGGTGTGCGCCACATCCTCTTCCAGCACGGGGGCAAGGACACGCAGTTCTGGGCCGGCTGGTACGGGCCCCGCATCACCAACAGCAGCATCGTCATCAGCCACAGGATGCGCAGGAACCCGGCCGCCTCCGTGGCTCAGCCCGAGACCGTGCAGGGGCTCCCACTCCACCTCCACATGCCCTGCTGA
- the MAD2L2 gene encoding mitotic spindle assembly checkpoint protein MAD2B isoform X1: MTTLTRQDLNFGQVVADVLCEFLEVAVHLILYVREVYPVGIFQKRKKYNVPVQMSCHPELNQYIQDTLHCVKPLLEKNDVEKVVVVILDKEHRPVEKFVFEITQPPLLSISSDSLLSHVEQLLRAFILKISVCDAVLDHNPPGCTFTVLVHTREAATRNMEKIQVIKDFPWILADEQDVHMHDPRLIPLKTMTSDILKMQLYVEERAHKSS, encoded by the exons ATGACCACGCTCACGCGACAGGACCTCAACTTCGGTCAAG TGGTGGCCGACGTGCTCTGCGAGTTCCTGGAGGTGGCAGTGCACCTGATCCTCTACGTGCGTGAGGTTTACCCGGTGGGCATCTTCCAGAAGCGTAAGAAGTACAACGTGCCTGTCCAG ATGTCCTGCCACCCGGAGCTGAACCAGTATATCCAGGACACGTTGCACTGCGTCAAGCCGCTCCTGGAGAAG aatgatgtggagaaagtggtggtggtgattttggACAAAGAGCACCGCCCAGTGGAGAAATTTGTCTTTGAAATCACCCAGCCTCCGCTGCTGTCCATCAG ctCAGACTCCCTGCTGTCTCACGTGGAGCAGCTGCTCCGAGCCTTCATCCTGAAGATCAGTGTATGTGATGCTGTCCTGGACCACAACCCCCCAG GCTGTACTTTCACAGTCTTAGTGCACACGAGAGAAGCTGCCACTCGCAACATGGAGAAGATCCAGGTCATCAAG GACTTCCCTTGGATCCTGGCAGACGAGCAGGACGTCCACATGCACGACCCCCGACTGATACCCCTAAAAACCATGACGTCAGACATCTTAAAG ATGCAGCTCTATGTGGAAGAGCGGGCTCATAAAAGCAGCTGA
- the MAD2L2 gene encoding mitotic spindle assembly checkpoint protein MAD2B isoform X2, translated as MLGPHDSTPRSLFPALWRPPPPKDRPQGSRHTKGMNDVEKVVVVILDKEHRPVEKFVFEITQPPLLSISSDSLLSHVEQLLRAFILKISVCDAVLDHNPPGCTFTVLVHTREAATRNMEKIQVIKDFPWILADEQDVHMHDPRLIPLKTMTSDILKMQLYVEERAHKSS; from the exons ATGCTGGGTCCCCATGATTCAACACCCAGAAGCCTGTTCCCTGCACTCTGGAGACCACCCCCGCCCAAGGACAGGCCCCAGGGCAGCAGGCACACTAAGGGCATG aatgatgtggagaaagtggtggtggtgattttggACAAAGAGCACCGCCCAGTGGAGAAATTTGTCTTTGAAATCACCCAGCCTCCGCTGCTGTCCATCAG ctCAGACTCCCTGCTGTCTCACGTGGAGCAGCTGCTCCGAGCCTTCATCCTGAAGATCAGTGTATGTGATGCTGTCCTGGACCACAACCCCCCAG GCTGTACTTTCACAGTCTTAGTGCACACGAGAGAAGCTGCCACTCGCAACATGGAGAAGATCCAGGTCATCAAG GACTTCCCTTGGATCCTGGCAGACGAGCAGGACGTCCACATGCACGACCCCCGACTGATACCCCTAAAAACCATGACGTCAGACATCTTAAAG ATGCAGCTCTATGTGGAAGAGCGGGCTCATAAAAGCAGCTGA